From a region of the Paenibacillus lutimineralis genome:
- a CDS encoding ABC transporter permease, whose protein sequence is MWALNNFINLVQNENMKIYRRIRTWIMFGIIVLMVLFFAILFRLGGGGSTISAWDATGQLSFLYYLVTIFASVVAADIVAGEFTWGTIKLLLIRPWTRTKVLASKLLALILFTLLITVLFFLSSMLISYAMYPVKTSMMFSDNASPFAYLLEDMLYRYIDLLVITLFSFMISTVFRSSGIAIGLSMFILFTGGIFTMLFNPVRYPWAKYTLFVNMDLSQYRGGQEGVAGMTLGFSITVLICYVLLFLMISWLVFNKRDVAA, encoded by the coding sequence GTGTGGGCATTGAATAATTTCATAAACTTGGTTCAGAATGAGAATATGAAAATATATCGGCGCATCCGTACCTGGATTATGTTCGGGATTATTGTGCTAATGGTGCTGTTCTTTGCGATTCTGTTCCGTCTGGGCGGAGGCGGTTCAACGATAAGCGCTTGGGATGCAACGGGCCAACTTTCTTTTCTATATTATCTAGTAACGATCTTCGCCTCTGTCGTTGCAGCTGATATTGTAGCTGGAGAATTTACCTGGGGAACGATCAAGCTTCTATTAATTCGTCCATGGACCCGAACTAAGGTCCTCGCTTCGAAGCTGTTGGCATTGATCTTGTTCACCCTGCTCATTACAGTTCTGTTCTTCTTGAGTTCGATGCTGATCTCTTATGCGATGTATCCGGTTAAGACATCGATGATGTTCTCGGATAACGCCAGTCCGTTCGCGTACTTACTTGAGGATATGCTGTATAGATATATAGATCTACTGGTTATTACCTTATTCTCGTTCATGATATCTACGGTATTTCGCTCCAGCGGAATCGCCATTGGCTTGTCTATGTTCATTCTGTTCACCGGAGGCATCTTCACGATGCTCTTCAATCCCGTCCGCTATCCATGGGCAAAATATACACTGTTCGTTAACATGGATCTAAGCCAGTATCGAGGTGGACAAGAAGGGGTAGCCGGAATGACGCTTGGTTTCTCGATTACCGTGCTGATCTGCTACGTCCTGTTATTTCTGATGATATCCTGGTTGGTGTTCAACAAGCGGGATGTAGCCGCCTAA
- a CDS encoding bactofilin family protein, with protein sequence MRRKNARAHGLTDTLIGQGSIVEGKIQCESNVRIDGAFHGEIDCKGQVIVGESGEARSSIIGANIIVAGHVVGDISTKGKLTITSSGQVDGNVSVSMLIILEGGLLNGVSTMEKIKAVAPIKEKAQKNPTARSGVIHSEESKIVPVCIANGNLFLLRRLHPAC encoded by the coding sequence ATGCGGAGGAAAAATGCACGGGCACACGGCTTGACCGACACACTGATTGGCCAAGGCAGCATTGTCGAGGGGAAGATACAGTGCGAATCTAATGTTCGTATCGATGGTGCCTTTCACGGTGAGATCGATTGTAAAGGTCAGGTCATCGTCGGAGAATCGGGCGAAGCCAGATCAAGTATCATAGGGGCGAACATCATCGTAGCCGGACACGTCGTCGGTGATATATCTACCAAGGGCAAATTGACGATTACGAGCAGCGGGCAAGTGGATGGAAATGTCAGCGTCTCTATGCTGATTATTCTCGAAGGCGGCCTGCTTAATGGCGTTAGCACGATGGAGAAAATCAAAGCTGTGGCCCCGATCAAGGAAAAGGCGCAAAAAAACCCCACAGCCCGAAGCGGGGTAATTCATAGTGAAGAATCAAAAATAGTTCCCGTCTGCATAGCAAACGGGAACTTGTTTTTGCTTAGGCGGCTACATCCCGCTTGTTGA
- a CDS encoding M23 family metallopeptidase gives MRSATLPNPNRMTLLVLREAGQPAKQMHMSKPLIIAVPLVAILSISGLIISLQLQSNQTIARLEGQLQSQNLKFEAVVSDKNAAIERLQNEVISLSSQSQDMMNRMERVAELEDQLQKFIEKYGESDSSALSNLSALSLKGLDVDDPNEQLGVGGEFIAVHENEIEQLAEHTKDQFLEMNAMLDEMEKNVPLTLKRAKQTQYSLSGTPSEWPTLSKRLTSNFGYRTDPFTGRASFHAGIDIGAKQGDPVYAAAAGEVITTAQDNSHGKYIIIQHPGGLQSWYLHLSKISVSEGDFIKKGQTIGQVGNTGRSTGPHLHFEIVKNGKTIDPLPYLQ, from the coding sequence ATGAGAAGTGCCACCTTACCGAATCCAAATCGGATGACATTGCTCGTTCTGCGAGAAGCAGGACAGCCCGCCAAGCAAATGCACATGTCAAAGCCGCTCATCATTGCCGTCCCGCTGGTCGCCATTCTATCGATATCGGGCCTGATTATAAGCCTGCAACTACAATCCAACCAGACGATCGCGAGGCTTGAAGGTCAATTGCAGTCTCAGAACCTCAAGTTCGAGGCCGTTGTCTCTGACAAAAATGCGGCCATCGAGAGACTTCAGAATGAAGTAATCTCGCTCTCTAGCCAATCACAGGACATGATGAATCGGATGGAGCGAGTAGCTGAGCTGGAGGATCAACTGCAGAAATTTATTGAGAAGTATGGAGAATCGGACTCAAGTGCACTGAGCAATCTATCCGCCCTATCGCTGAAAGGTCTTGATGTTGACGACCCCAATGAGCAGCTGGGTGTGGGGGGAGAATTTATCGCTGTCCATGAGAATGAGATTGAACAATTGGCTGAGCATACGAAGGATCAATTTCTTGAAATGAATGCCATGTTGGACGAGATGGAGAAGAATGTGCCCCTGACTCTGAAAAGAGCGAAGCAAACCCAGTACTCCCTATCAGGGACTCCATCAGAATGGCCGACTTTATCGAAACGGCTTACCTCTAATTTTGGCTACCGTACCGATCCGTTCACAGGCCGCGCCTCCTTCCATGCCGGCATTGATATCGGCGCCAAGCAAGGTGATCCGGTATATGCTGCAGCGGCAGGCGAAGTCATTACCACGGCGCAGGACAATTCGCACGGAAAATACATCATTATCCAGCATCCTGGAGGACTGCAGAGCTGGTACCTTCATCTGAGCAAGATCAGCGTCTCCGAGGGGGACTTCATCAAGAAGGGGCAGACGATTGGTCAAGTCGGCAATACCGGACGCAGCACCGGACCTCATTTGCATTTCGAGATTGTTAAGAATGGGAAGACGATCGATCCATTGCCTTATCTGCAATAA